In Bubalus kerabau isolate K-KA32 ecotype Philippines breed swamp buffalo chromosome 4, PCC_UOA_SB_1v2, whole genome shotgun sequence, one DNA window encodes the following:
- the LOC129651757 gene encoding tumor necrosis factor receptor superfamily member 10B-like, producing the protein MGPPVSVPRCPDGKVMVMKCTPWSNIKCVDQESSTLPHGEAPVPGELATMSQRPTITPSPSSGPSRLVIKLVSVIAAVLIGCVWCYFTGLFNECWHKVIGFSSIWWPQTLSNCITTKPRVDTVPGVSYAVVPESLNWPGGSRLNVGGRLAC; encoded by the exons ATGGGTCCCCCTGTGTCTGTACCCAGGTGCCCTGATGGGAAGGTCATGGTCATGAAATGTACCCCCTGGAGCAACATCAAGTGTGTGGACCAAGAATCAAGTACTCTGCCCCATGGGGAGGCCCCAGTTCCTGGAGAGCTAGCAACCATGAGCCAGAGACCAACCATCACTCCCTCTCCCTCATCAGGCCCTTCAAGGCTGGTGATTAAACTTGTATCTGTAATTGCCGCTGTCCTAATCGGATGTGTATGGTGCTACTTTACAG GTCTCTTTAATGAGTGCTGGCACAAGGTGATCGGTTTCTCCAGCATCTGGTGGCCTCAGACCCTCAGTAACTGCATCACAACAAAGCCCAGGGTGGACACGGTCCCCGGTGTGTCCTATGCTGTTGTCCCTGAGTCTCTCAACTGGCCTGGGGGCTCTAGGCTGAATGTAGGAGGGAGACTGGCCTGCTGA